gtttaaaGTGGAGTtgagaaaaactaaaacattcgCCATTATGGCCaatgattattatgattatgataaaTTAGATAATCAGTTTAAACTCAAAGATATTCACAATTTGCGCTGTTAAGTTTGCTACATAACAAACAGATAAGGCTAACTGTAACCAAAGTGCACTGCATATAATTTATGCAAACTTAGGACGCCGTGAATTATCTTAGTTTCGTTGTAAACAGTATGGCTAATTCCCAGTTATAACAAAATTAAGCGGCCGGCTATTTTCAAAGCTCGTTATCACTAAACCATATTTCTGAGCAAAAGTGGCATATCTGATCAAAATTTGATcgtaaagaaaaattctgagcgTATTCTAAATCCAAAATAACTGATAGCCTTCACCTCTTCACTACAAATTCGGAAATTGGAGACGtaatattgttttgttaaactatACTTTCTCACTTTTTAGTTGTTCGTTAGATAACTCGAATACAATTTACtacttatttcatatttttccttaCCCTTTTTCATTACCTTGCCCTCTCTCCTAACGTCTagaattctttcaaaaaatctacATGAGAAAATTTACATGCCAACGTTAAAATAGGTCTACTCCTATGCATAGAAGattgcttgtctgattgtctgctttactgcttgtcttacttcacttatcttccagcagtaaaggaacgggtttaaagtagagttaaaGAACACTAAGACATTTGCCATTCCCCTGATTACGATGAAATTCGATAATCCCTTTAAACTCAATAATATCACAATTTCCACTGTTATGTTTGGTACATAACAGACAACTAATACTAATTGCACCCAtagtgcactgtacactgcctttctgtatcgcgccataatcagtgcatttggttggctcggctgttgttgagcATAATCTTGTATTTGAGCCTGATGATGCTTGATAGcgcgaaaaatctttgtgtatGAGGCGATTGAGATAGCTAGGCATAACGGTGCACCTGTAACACTGAGCCAAAAAGTTAGACGGTAATTAAGATGAAAGAACAAGCCATAGACTAGAGATACAATCCAAAAGATAGCTAAAATGATGTATGTGCGCCTCAAAGTGacaatctctttgtatctcagtCCCAACAACATGGCGAGAAGTCGGTCCACGCTTATGGTCGTCAGCGTCAACATGGAAACTGTACATAACACATAGCCTGTTACGCCGGCTGCGTAAAGTGAGAATCGgcaaagactccagtgtttgTGAACCACGGACATCCAATAGGCAGCATAGGTAGGTTgggtaacaagaccaaccaagagatcagttgttgccagacaacgatacaagagtttggatggcggatggagAGAAGATTCCTtatgaagggcaacaaggataagagaattcccaagagttgctgtgatggagaggagaatgttgactgCTGAGAGTGAAATGGACTGCTGTTTAAACTCACCTAACCAAACTGGGGAACATAGCGATTCGTCAAATGTTTGCGTATATGTTCCTCTTCCCGTTATATTTGTTGTCGCCATCACCTTCTTGTCGTTATCCTTATAATTAGTTACAACGAGGGATATTTCGTCTTAACAGCATCCTCCAAGTCTTGATCAATTAAACCTTAGTTTTTGAATAAGAATTACACTGAGTAAAATTTATCACTGGCATCTGACTATGTAAAATGCCCGAAAGCTGTGAGGTTTATCACacgagagagaaaaaaaaccaattttttctgcgcgatttgaattaaaagtaaGAGGAAGGAAAACTATAGTTGAGATaggtaaattttacaataaaacagAGCAAAAACCTCTTCACCTAAATAAACCACCAGTGATATGAAATCGAAAGTCGACAGATaatcggtcgacagtcgaccgattgTTTGCCGACACTGTTACCAACGTATTGGCCGGCGTGTTGTTTGGATCGGATTCGTTTCCTTACCCAGATAATACGGTGAATTACTAATTCACGGGAATCTTGGGACACCATGAATTGTTATCAACAAGGAcaaactgagagaaaaagtccagtttcaaaattaatgcAGGTTACAAATGCAAAGttattctaaaaatatttgaatttctgttttctACGTGTCGCACCTGTGTTGACTTAGGAACGAAACGGCGACAGGTGTCAGATGTTACGTCGTTAGCCCATCTCTATCTTaactttttaattcactatatttACTTACTTCTTTCATGGCTGCAAATTTAGCaggattatttttttgtggtcaCAAAAAAATGTAGGGGTTATCTTAAGAAGCTGGAGGTCccatttttttcaagtatctAATTAATAGTGAGGAAAGCTTCTAGTTTCTTGGAAGGGAGACGattaggtgaccgattccgagaacactttcgcgacgtagaaagaaatgacaaggacgcatccaaaccagttgcTAGTCACttaaatctccctaatcattctaagcagcatatggcagtttgcggtcTTTCCTTACATAGAGGCAGTTCGAAAAGTGgcaaaactttaaaacaaaaatttgtctttaaaatcgGGACCCCTAATCCCTACGGTATCAACGAACAACCTTCATTCAATTTGTTCTtattttctcgtcaccatattcccatcAATAGCGTAGCTCCGTATTTTGTATAGAAACCTATACACACCCCATAATTGCTCCAGTCGCTCTCGCGCTAAtacaggacgaaatcacatgtttccgtatttctgaaacgtggcggaaacatgcaactccatgtttccgttatgtttacgtcTTACGTCTACGTAAacgttgtatacgcagcaacggaaacacgAGAAAAGGTCACGAAAtcggtaacggaaacacaggttatccgtcgtgtttccggaacggtttaagatgtttctgccacgtttccgtttacggactcttgcaatttcgtcctgtgataTAACGCTCAAAGCgtctgcttttaaactctttaattTAGGTTaattaagttatcaactcaattaATACTCCTGAATTACtcgaagtaatttttttcttgttcttgtttcaagCACGCT
This is a stretch of genomic DNA from Pocillopora verrucosa isolate sample1 chromosome 12, ASM3666991v2, whole genome shotgun sequence. It encodes these proteins:
- the LOC136277411 gene encoding trace amine-associated receptor 1-like; the encoded protein is MATTNITGRGTYTQTFDESLCSPVWLGEFKQQSISLSAVNILLSITATLGNSLILVALHKESSLHPPSKLLYRCLATTDLLVGLVTQPTYAAYWMSVVHKHWSLCRFSLYAAGVTGYVLCTVSMLTLTTISVDRLLAMLLGLRYKEIVTLRRTYIILAIFWIVSLVYGLFFHLNYRLTFWLSVTGAPLCLAISIASYTKIFRAIKHHQAQIQDYAQQQPSQPNALIMARYRKAVYSALWVQLVLVVCYVPNITVEIVILLSLKGLSNFIVIRGMANVLVFFNSTLNPFLYCWKISEVRQAVKQTIRQAIFYA